Genomic segment of Streptococcus pneumoniae:
GAAAAGTATCTGAAAAACGAACGAAATCACTTTAAAAATCCGATCAGCTTAGAAGAAAAAGCCGAAGGAAAATATCTTGCCGTTGCTGTTAGCTCGATTTTAGCACGAGATTTATTTTTAGAGAATCTAGAGCAACTCAGTCAAGAACTCGGCTATACATTACCAAGTGGAGCAGGAAGTAAAAGTGATCAAGTTGCCAAGCAAATCCTCGCTGCCTATGGAATGGCTGGTTTAGCACAATCCGCCAAACTTCATTTTAAAAATACAGAAAAAGCAAAAAAATTGCTAGAAAGGTAATTTATGAGTAGACGAAATAAGAAACAAAGTGCATTTGCTCACTTTTTAGCCGAATGGGGTGTCTTTACCCTCATGATGGGATTGATTTTCCTTTCCTATCTCTTTGTATGGAATGCCGTTCGTGTAGATGGACACTCGATGGATCCGACTCTAGCTGACGAAGAACGTTTGGTCGTCGTCAAAGTGACGCCAATTGACCGCTTTGATATTGTCGTTGCCAAGGAAACCGATGAAGATGGCAAGGAGAAACAAATTGTCAAACGTGTTATCGGCATGCCGGGCGACACCATCCGATACGAAAATGACCAACTCTATGTCAACGACCAGAAGGTAGAGGAGCCTTATTTGGCTGACTACATGGCAAAATTCAAGGAAGACCGCTTGCAAACTACCTACTCTTACAACAGTTTCTTCCAGCGTTTAGCACAAAACGCCCAAGCCTTTACAGTCGATAAAGACGGGAATCCAAGCTTCACTATTGAAGTCCCACAAGGCGAGTATCTCCTACTCGGTGATGACCGCATCGT
This window contains:
- the lepB gene encoding signal peptidase I, giving the protein MSRRNKKQSAFAHFLAEWGVFTLMMGLIFLSYLFVWNAVRVDGHSMDPTLADEERLVVVKVTPIDRFDIVVAKETDEDGKEKQIVKRVIGMPGDTIRYENDQLYVNDQKVEEPYLADYMAKFKEDRLQTTYSYNSFFQRLAQNAQAFTVDKDGNPSFTIEVPQGEYLLLGDDRIVSKDSRQVGTFKAEQIQGEVKFRFWPFTKIGTF